From a region of the Zingiber officinale cultivar Zhangliang chromosome 4B, Zo_v1.1, whole genome shotgun sequence genome:
- the LOC121977611 gene encoding subtilisin-like protease 3, whose amino-acid sequence MERLKRIHFPLCILLCFALSQASYAPIATPQRQTYIVHVRLPEGIAADQLQETFYRSFLSAVNPELKFIHAYTKVIHGFSVGLSELELAAMSALPGFVRAYPDRTYQLQTTHTPEFLGLHLRQGLWNQSNLGRGIIVGLLDTGIFPDHPSFDGTGMPPPPAKWKGRCDFNASSCNNKLIGARAFIGESPNESPVDDVGHGTHTASTAAGAPVPGAEVLGNAYGVATGMAPLAHIAMYKVCSGIGCASSDILAGMDAAVSDGVDVLSLSLGGPSVRFDEDAIAVGAFGAIDNGVFVSCAAGNSGPDPSSLSNEAPWILTVAAGTMDREIRSTVKLGNGQTLNGESLYQPKSFAPDLYPLVDAGASVFPLSRYCASSFFFGIDVKGKIVLCESGIVPNVQKGVFVKDAGGIGMIVMNQLYEGYTTFPNAHVLPASHVSFAAGDQIRAYINSTTNATAAFLFQGTVLGTSPAPVVSFFSSRGPSAASPGILKPDVIGPGVNVLAAWPSNLSPAPAQGPGFNIISGTSMSTPHLSGIAALIKSAHPDWSPAAIRSAIMTTANVLDKAGNPILNEQHLPADLFSIGAGYVNPIKAGNPGLVYDISPDDYISYLCGLGYTDAQLNVITRRNTTCQSAGSIQEKDLNYPSISVALSANATTVTLERRLKNVGAPSATYMAVVGAPSGVNVRVYPSILRFNSLNQEMKFSVTLNMAGGGSGGASATQGYLKWISSQREVRSPISVTYKM is encoded by the coding sequence ATGGAACGCCTCAAAAGGATTCACTTCCCACTCTGCATCCTCCTCTGCTTCGCTCTATCTCAGGCTTCCTATGCTCCCATCGCCACCCCGCAACGCCAGACTTACATAGTCCACGTGCGGCTGCCGGAGGGCATCGCGGCGGACCAGCTGCAGGAGACCTTTTACAGATCTTTCCTCTCTGCGGTGAATCCTGAGCTGAAATTCATCCACGCGTACACCAAAGTCATACATGGCTTCTCCGTTGGGTTGTCGGAGCTTGAGCTGGCGGCCATGTCGGCACTTCCTGGTTTTGTGCGTGCTTACCCCGACCGCACCTATCAGTTGCAGACCACCCACACGCCGGAATTCTTGGGGTTGCACCTCCGACAGGGACTGTGGAATCAATCCAACTTAGGCCGAGGCATTATCGTCGGACTCTTGGACACCGGCATCTTCCCCGACCATCCTTCTTTCGACGGTACTGGGATGCCGCCGCCGCCCGCTAAGTGGAAGGGACGGTGCGACTTCAACGCGTCTAGCTGCAACAACAAGCTCATCGGAGCCAGAGCATTTATTGGCGAATCGCCGAATGAGTCCCCGGTGGACGACGTGGGACACGGCACCCACACGGCTAGCACAGCCGCCGGAGCACCGGTGCCCGGCGCTGAAGTCCTAGGAAATGCCTACGGCGTCGCCACTGGCATGGCGCCCCTCGCGCACATCGCCATGTACAAAGTCTGCAGCGGCATCGGTTGCGCCAGCAGTGATATATTGGCCGGAATGGACGCGGCGGTGTCCGACGGAGTCGACGtgctctctctttctctcggTGGTCCCTCGGTGCGATTTGACGAGGACGCCATCGCGGTGGGCGCCTTCGGGGCGATCGACAATGGGGTGTTCGTGAGCTGCGCGGCAGGCAATTCGGGACCAGACCCGAGCTCACTCTCCAACGAGGCGCCGTGGATCCTCACAGTCGCCGCCGGAACAATGGACAGGGAGATCAGGTCGACGGTGAAGCTCGGCAATGGCCAAACATTGAACGGAGAGTCCCTGTACCAGCCCAAGTCCTTCGCCCCCGATCTCTACCCTCTGGTTGACGCCGGAGCAAGCGTTTTCCCACTCTCCCGCTACTGCGCCAGTAGCTTCTTCTTCGGCATCGACGTCAAGGGAAAGATCGTGCTGTGCGAATCGGGAATAGTCCCAAATGTGCAAAAGGGGGTCTTCGTGAAGGACGCCGGCGGCATCGGCATGATCGTCATGAACCAATTGTATGAGGGCTACACTACATTCCCTAACGCTCACGTGCTCCCGGCATCCCATGTCAGTTTCGCCGCCGGAGATCAAATCAGAGCCTACATCAACTCCACCACCAACGCCACAGCGGCATTCCTGTTCCAAGGCACCGTTCTCGGCACATCCCCTGCTCCGGTCGTCTCATTCTTCTCTTCAAGAGGCCCAAGCGCGGCTAGTCCCGGCATTTTGAAACCGGACGTCATCGGCCCCGGCGTCAACGTCTTGGCGGCCTGGCCATCCAACTTATCGCCGGCGCCGGCACAGGGCCCAGGATTCAATATAATATCAGGGACTTCCATGTCCACCCCTCATCTCAGCGGCATTGCCGCTCTCATCAAAAGCGCCCACCCAGACTGGTCTCCTGCCGCCATCAGATCCGCCATCATGACGACCGCCAATGTGTTGGACAAGGCCGGAAACCCGATCCTGAACGAGCAACACCTCCCGGCCGATCTTTTCTCAATCGGCGCCGGCTATGTCAACCCCATCAAGGCCGGAAACCCTGGCCTAGTCTACGACATTTCTCCCGACGACTACATTTCCTACCTATGCGGCTTGGGCTACACCGACGCCCAACTCAATGTGATAACGAGGAGAAACACTACCTGCCAAAGCGCCGGCAGCATCCAAGAAAAGGACTTGAACTATCCTTCCATCTCAGTGGCGCTCAGCGCCAACGCAACCACGGTGACCCTGGAGCGAAGGCTCAAGAACGTGGGGGCGCCGTCGGCGACCTACATGGCCGTGGTCGGCGCGCCGTCCGGAGTGAACGTGCGCGTGTACCCGTCGATTCTGCGCTTCAACAGCCTGAACCAAGAGATGAAGTTCAGTGTGACGTTGAATATGGCTGGTGGTGGAAGCGGCGGTGCGAGTGCAACGCAGGGCTACTTGAAGTGGATTTCGAGTCAGCGGGAAGTGAGGAGTCCGATCTCAGTGACCTACAAAATGTAG